A part of Drosophila bipectinata strain 14024-0381.07 chromosome 3L, DbipHiC1v2, whole genome shotgun sequence genomic DNA contains:
- the Mob2 gene encoding MOB kinase activator-like 2 isoform X2 — MNWALSNLTGGNRVSRAILVRYSSVPLADAGDGSSTAPQTPTASTPRPSASHSSLSSTFAATFLHASSRHIPGRAVPRQNANGGAGGASSGGGASGGPGTGGPTAQLSLPLDVEETVTCFCRKARRKERDGDQNSTDTKLYLEESVLERKLPEADLKALVDLPAGLDYNEWLASHTLALFEHVNLVYGTISEFCTQSGCADMTGPGNRTYLWFDEKGKKTRVAAPQYIDYVMTFTQKTVSDESIFPTKYANEFPGSFESIARKILRLQFHVIAHLYAAHFREIALLGLHTHLNLTFAHLTALHRRFNLIDEKETDVLRDLEVALRLTDQDSGGGGQDTANTSTSSSALHDHDPQQQHQQQQQQHNHHSSSTSNSTSSAEALHVNSQSNNGSTSASVSAVSLIDGDAAAPPICTQPEAGAGCKPAGSSGLLGGILGDLTSGEFGDTTRYCTSAVPQQGGTVAGAGVGVGVGVVTSSESTAALNNGAGALHLNFSNNNNNNHNLNHLNHHHHHHHHGHGHGHGHHGHHPHHAAAQQQHSGLIQCNAAGGGGGSVAAGGATAAAAASSTTTA, encoded by the exons ATGAACTGGGCTCTCTCCAATCTAACGGGCGGCAATCGCGTCAGCCGTGCGATCCTGGTCCGCTACTCCTCGGTTCCATTGGCCGATGCCGGCGATGGATCCTCCACTGCCCCCCAAACGCCCACCGCCTCCACGCCCCGGCCCTCGGCGTCGCACTCTTCGCTATCGTCCACGTTCGCGGCCACCTTCCTGCACGCATCTTCGCGCCACATTCCGGGACGGGCAGTGCCGCGCCAGAATGCCAATGGCGGGGCAGGTGGCGCCTCCTCGGGAGGCGGGGCGAGCGGTGGGCCAGGTACTGGGGGCCCAACGGCGCAACTGTCGCTGCCACTGGATGTGGAGGAGACCGTCACTTGCTTTTGTCG GAAGGCCCGTCGCAAGGAACGGGATGGCGATCAAAATTCAACAGACACCAAACTGTATTTGGAGGAGAGTGTCCTAGAACGTAAATTACCTGAAGCTGATCTCAAAGCCTTAGTGGATCTTCCAGCTGGTTTGGATTACAATGAATGGCTAGCGTCACACA CCCTGGCTCTATTCGAGCACGTTAACTTGGTCTATGGAACTATTAGTGAATTTTGTACACAATCCGGTTGCGCCGATATGACTGGACCCGGCAACAG aacgtACTTATGGTTCGACGAGAAGGGCAAGAAGACGCGCGTCGCAGCGCCACAGTACATCGACTATGTGATGACGTTCACCCAAAAGACGGTCAGCGATGAGTCGATATTCCCAACCAAATACGCCAACGAGTTCCCCGGCTCGTTCGAGTCGATCGCTAGGAAGATACTACGCTTGCAATTTCATGTGATAGCGCATCTGTATGCGGCGCATTTCCGAGAAATAGCGCTGCTCGGCTTGCACACCCATCTAAATCTGACCTTTGCACACCTCACCGCCCTCCATCGGCGCTTCAATCTCATCGACGAGAAGGAGACGGATGTCCTGCGTGACCTCGAGGTGGCGCTCCGTCTCACCGATCAGGATAGCGGTGGCGGTGGTCAGGATACCGCCAACACTTCCACCTCATCGTCGGCGCTTCACGATCATGACCCccaacagcagcaccagcagcaacagcagcagcataaTCATCATAGCAGCAGCACTAGCAACAGTACCTCCTCGGCGGAGGCGTTGCATGTCAATTCACAAAGCAACAATGGCAGCACATCCGCCTCGGTATCCGCCGTCTCCCTGATCGATGGGGATGCGGCGGCGCCACCAATTTGCACGCAACCGGAGGCCGGGGCGGGGTGTAAGCCGGCTGGGAGCAGTGGCCTCCTCGGTGGGATACTGGGTGACTTGACCAGCGGCGAATTTGGTGATACAACGCGCTACTGCACCTCGGCGGTACCTCAGCAGGGTGGCACGGTAGCTGGAgcgggagtgggagtgggagtgggagtggttACTTCCTCGGAATCCACGGCCGCTTTGAACAATGGCGCGGGCGCACTACATTTAAACTTTagtaacaataacaacaataatcaTAATCTGAATCATTTgaaccatcaccaccaccaccatcaccatgGTCATGGACACGGACATGGGCATCATGGTCATCATCCGCACCATGCAGcggcgcagcagcagcacagtGGCCTCATCCAGTGCAATGCGGcgggcggtggcggtggcagtgtggctgctggtggtgccacagcagcagcggcagcgtcATCGACCACAACGGCATAG
- the Mob2 gene encoding MOB kinase activator-like 2 isoform X4: MGKARRKERDGDQNSTDTKLYLEESVLERKLPEADLKALVDLPAGLDYNEWLASHTLALFEHVNLVYGTISEFCTQSGCADMTGPGNRTYLWFDEKGKKTRVAAPQYIDYVMTFTQKTVSDESIFPTKYANEFPGSFESIARKILRLQFHVIAHLYAAHFREIALLGLHTHLNLTFAHLTALHRRFNLIDEKETDVLRDLEVALRLTDQDSGGGGQDTANTSTSSSALHDHDPQQQHQQQQQQHNHHSSSTSNSTSSAEALHVNSQSNNGSTSASVSAVSLIDGDAAAPPICTQPEAGAGCKPAGSSGLLGGILGDLTSGEFGDTTRYCTSAVPQQGGTVAGAGVGVGVGVVTSSESTAALNNGAGALHLNFSNNNNNNHNLNHLNHHHHHHHHGHGHGHGHHGHHPHHAAAQQQHSGLIQCNAAGGGGGSVAAGGATAAAAASSTTTA; encoded by the exons GAAGGCCCGTCGCAAGGAACGGGATGGCGATCAAAATTCAACAGACACCAAACTGTATTTGGAGGAGAGTGTCCTAGAACGTAAATTACCTGAAGCTGATCTCAAAGCCTTAGTGGATCTTCCAGCTGGTTTGGATTACAATGAATGGCTAGCGTCACACA CCCTGGCTCTATTCGAGCACGTTAACTTGGTCTATGGAACTATTAGTGAATTTTGTACACAATCCGGTTGCGCCGATATGACTGGACCCGGCAACAG aacgtACTTATGGTTCGACGAGAAGGGCAAGAAGACGCGCGTCGCAGCGCCACAGTACATCGACTATGTGATGACGTTCACCCAAAAGACGGTCAGCGATGAGTCGATATTCCCAACCAAATACGCCAACGAGTTCCCCGGCTCGTTCGAGTCGATCGCTAGGAAGATACTACGCTTGCAATTTCATGTGATAGCGCATCTGTATGCGGCGCATTTCCGAGAAATAGCGCTGCTCGGCTTGCACACCCATCTAAATCTGACCTTTGCACACCTCACCGCCCTCCATCGGCGCTTCAATCTCATCGACGAGAAGGAGACGGATGTCCTGCGTGACCTCGAGGTGGCGCTCCGTCTCACCGATCAGGATAGCGGTGGCGGTGGTCAGGATACCGCCAACACTTCCACCTCATCGTCGGCGCTTCACGATCATGACCCccaacagcagcaccagcagcaacagcagcagcataaTCATCATAGCAGCAGCACTAGCAACAGTACCTCCTCGGCGGAGGCGTTGCATGTCAATTCACAAAGCAACAATGGCAGCACATCCGCCTCGGTATCCGCCGTCTCCCTGATCGATGGGGATGCGGCGGCGCCACCAATTTGCACGCAACCGGAGGCCGGGGCGGGGTGTAAGCCGGCTGGGAGCAGTGGCCTCCTCGGTGGGATACTGGGTGACTTGACCAGCGGCGAATTTGGTGATACAACGCGCTACTGCACCTCGGCGGTACCTCAGCAGGGTGGCACGGTAGCTGGAgcgggagtgggagtgggagtgggagtggttACTTCCTCGGAATCCACGGCCGCTTTGAACAATGGCGCGGGCGCACTACATTTAAACTTTagtaacaataacaacaataatcaTAATCTGAATCATTTgaaccatcaccaccaccaccatcaccatgGTCATGGACACGGACATGGGCATCATGGTCATCATCCGCACCATGCAGcggcgcagcagcagcacagtGGCCTCATCCAGTGCAATGCGGcgggcggtggcggtggcagtgtggctgctggtggtgccacagcagcagcggcagcgtcATCGACCACAACGGCATAG
- the Mob2 gene encoding MOB kinase activator-like 2 isoform X3 yields the protein MKETLSSKVPTKLGVTFETYSDPKKKSKSSPTPSTSTTTSTNTTTTTTTTQTPPTTSYVIKCLLKTARFMWQVTTIPSKIGDTIGTLYRYAQDSVDSILCVAGKARRKERDGDQNSTDTKLYLEESVLERKLPEADLKALVDLPAGLDYNEWLASHTLALFEHVNLVYGTISEFCTQSGCADMTGPGNRTYLWFDEKGKKTRVAAPQYIDYVMTFTQKTVSDESIFPTKYANEFPGSFESIARKILRLQFHVIAHLYAAHFREIALLGLHTHLNLTFAHLTALHRRFNLIDEKETDVLRDLEVALRLTDQDSGGGGQDTANTSTSSSALHDHDPQQQHQQQQQQHNHHSSSTSNSTSSAEALHVNSQSNNGSTSASVSAVSLIDGDAAAPPICTQPEAGAGCKPAGSSGLLGGILGDLTSGEFGDTTRYCTSAVPQQGGTVAGAGVGVGVGVVTSSESTAALNNGAGALHLNFSNNNNNNHNLNHLNHHHHHHHHGHGHGHGHHGHHPHHAAAQQQHSGLIQCNAAGGGGGSVAAGGATAAAAASSTTTA from the exons atgaaagaaactCTAAGCTCAAAGGTGCCAACAAAATTAGGAGTAACATTCGAAACATATTCGGATCCAAAGAAAAAGTCTAAGAGTTCGCCCACACCATCGAcctcaacaacaacatcaacaaatacaacaacaacaacaacaaccacgcAAACACCACCCACAACCTCGTATGTCATTAAATGTCTGTTGAAAACAGCACGTTTTATGTGGCAAGTGACGACAATACCGTCTAAGATCGGTGATACAATAGGTACCCTGTACCGATATGCTCAGGATTCAGTTGATAGTATTCTATGCGTAGCTGG GAAGGCCCGTCGCAAGGAACGGGATGGCGATCAAAATTCAACAGACACCAAACTGTATTTGGAGGAGAGTGTCCTAGAACGTAAATTACCTGAAGCTGATCTCAAAGCCTTAGTGGATCTTCCAGCTGGTTTGGATTACAATGAATGGCTAGCGTCACACA CCCTGGCTCTATTCGAGCACGTTAACTTGGTCTATGGAACTATTAGTGAATTTTGTACACAATCCGGTTGCGCCGATATGACTGGACCCGGCAACAG aacgtACTTATGGTTCGACGAGAAGGGCAAGAAGACGCGCGTCGCAGCGCCACAGTACATCGACTATGTGATGACGTTCACCCAAAAGACGGTCAGCGATGAGTCGATATTCCCAACCAAATACGCCAACGAGTTCCCCGGCTCGTTCGAGTCGATCGCTAGGAAGATACTACGCTTGCAATTTCATGTGATAGCGCATCTGTATGCGGCGCATTTCCGAGAAATAGCGCTGCTCGGCTTGCACACCCATCTAAATCTGACCTTTGCACACCTCACCGCCCTCCATCGGCGCTTCAATCTCATCGACGAGAAGGAGACGGATGTCCTGCGTGACCTCGAGGTGGCGCTCCGTCTCACCGATCAGGATAGCGGTGGCGGTGGTCAGGATACCGCCAACACTTCCACCTCATCGTCGGCGCTTCACGATCATGACCCccaacagcagcaccagcagcaacagcagcagcataaTCATCATAGCAGCAGCACTAGCAACAGTACCTCCTCGGCGGAGGCGTTGCATGTCAATTCACAAAGCAACAATGGCAGCACATCCGCCTCGGTATCCGCCGTCTCCCTGATCGATGGGGATGCGGCGGCGCCACCAATTTGCACGCAACCGGAGGCCGGGGCGGGGTGTAAGCCGGCTGGGAGCAGTGGCCTCCTCGGTGGGATACTGGGTGACTTGACCAGCGGCGAATTTGGTGATACAACGCGCTACTGCACCTCGGCGGTACCTCAGCAGGGTGGCACGGTAGCTGGAgcgggagtgggagtgggagtgggagtggttACTTCCTCGGAATCCACGGCCGCTTTGAACAATGGCGCGGGCGCACTACATTTAAACTTTagtaacaataacaacaataatcaTAATCTGAATCATTTgaaccatcaccaccaccaccatcaccatgGTCATGGACACGGACATGGGCATCATGGTCATCATCCGCACCATGCAGcggcgcagcagcagcacagtGGCCTCATCCAGTGCAATGCGGcgggcggtggcggtggcagtgtggctgctggtggtgccacagcagcagcggcagcgtcATCGACCACAACGGCATAG
- the Mob2 gene encoding MOB kinase activator-like 2 isoform X1, translating to MMLRAPTQHIVQLGFGTATATATAPKSGNTKNQRKSLLQRFRYKEETTHETTGYCNKQKQKQQQHSSDKCLLFLTTDIVANKKKKETCSYNLAAALRRNNKKTKKTVATSTDDDDSCRSINSNSSSNTSGSSNSLSNSCINNHNNAAHYRNSNSNNNNYISNYNCKTTQQQQQQHRSSNINNNHCSSGNHHHHIMSPTSQAPTRTSLFDSCHRKIRLIGGGPVAFLGGLVAKARRKERDGDQNSTDTKLYLEESVLERKLPEADLKALVDLPAGLDYNEWLASHTLALFEHVNLVYGTISEFCTQSGCADMTGPGNRTYLWFDEKGKKTRVAAPQYIDYVMTFTQKTVSDESIFPTKYANEFPGSFESIARKILRLQFHVIAHLYAAHFREIALLGLHTHLNLTFAHLTALHRRFNLIDEKETDVLRDLEVALRLTDQDSGGGGQDTANTSTSSSALHDHDPQQQHQQQQQQHNHHSSSTSNSTSSAEALHVNSQSNNGSTSASVSAVSLIDGDAAAPPICTQPEAGAGCKPAGSSGLLGGILGDLTSGEFGDTTRYCTSAVPQQGGTVAGAGVGVGVGVVTSSESTAALNNGAGALHLNFSNNNNNNHNLNHLNHHHHHHHHGHGHGHGHHGHHPHHAAAQQQHSGLIQCNAAGGGGGSVAAGGATAAAAASSTTTA from the exons ATGATGTTGAGAGCGCCCACCCAGCACATCGTGCAACTTGGCTTTGGAACTGCTACTGCTACGGCAACTGCCCCAAAAAGTGGCAATACCAAAAATCAACGAAAATCCCTACTGCAGAGATTTCGTTACAAGGAGGAGACGACACATGAGACAACAGGATATTGCAAcaagcagaagcagaagcaacagcaacattcGAGCGACAAGTGTTTGTTATTCCTGACAACAGACATAGttgccaataaaaaaaagaaagagacTTGTAGCTACAATCTTGCCGCAGCTTTGAGgcgcaacaacaaaaagacaaaaaaaacagTGGCAACATCCACAGACGACGACGATAGTTGCCGCAGcatcaacagcaacagtagcagcaacactagtggcagcagcaacagcttgTCTAATAGTTGCATTAACAATCATAACAACGCGGCTCATTATAGAAACAGTaacagtaacaacaacaactacatcAGTAATTACAATTGCAAAACAactcaacaacaacaacaacaacatcgttCCAGTAATATAAACAACAACCACTGTAGTAGTGgtaaccaccaccaccacataATGTCACCCACATCCCAGGCCCCCACTCGAACCTCACTGTTCGATTCCTGTCACCGAAAGATACGCCTCATCGGCGGCGGTCCAGTTGCCTTCTTGGGCGGATTGGTTGC GAAGGCCCGTCGCAAGGAACGGGATGGCGATCAAAATTCAACAGACACCAAACTGTATTTGGAGGAGAGTGTCCTAGAACGTAAATTACCTGAAGCTGATCTCAAAGCCTTAGTGGATCTTCCAGCTGGTTTGGATTACAATGAATGGCTAGCGTCACACA CCCTGGCTCTATTCGAGCACGTTAACTTGGTCTATGGAACTATTAGTGAATTTTGTACACAATCCGGTTGCGCCGATATGACTGGACCCGGCAACAG aacgtACTTATGGTTCGACGAGAAGGGCAAGAAGACGCGCGTCGCAGCGCCACAGTACATCGACTATGTGATGACGTTCACCCAAAAGACGGTCAGCGATGAGTCGATATTCCCAACCAAATACGCCAACGAGTTCCCCGGCTCGTTCGAGTCGATCGCTAGGAAGATACTACGCTTGCAATTTCATGTGATAGCGCATCTGTATGCGGCGCATTTCCGAGAAATAGCGCTGCTCGGCTTGCACACCCATCTAAATCTGACCTTTGCACACCTCACCGCCCTCCATCGGCGCTTCAATCTCATCGACGAGAAGGAGACGGATGTCCTGCGTGACCTCGAGGTGGCGCTCCGTCTCACCGATCAGGATAGCGGTGGCGGTGGTCAGGATACCGCCAACACTTCCACCTCATCGTCGGCGCTTCACGATCATGACCCccaacagcagcaccagcagcaacagcagcagcataaTCATCATAGCAGCAGCACTAGCAACAGTACCTCCTCGGCGGAGGCGTTGCATGTCAATTCACAAAGCAACAATGGCAGCACATCCGCCTCGGTATCCGCCGTCTCCCTGATCGATGGGGATGCGGCGGCGCCACCAATTTGCACGCAACCGGAGGCCGGGGCGGGGTGTAAGCCGGCTGGGAGCAGTGGCCTCCTCGGTGGGATACTGGGTGACTTGACCAGCGGCGAATTTGGTGATACAACGCGCTACTGCACCTCGGCGGTACCTCAGCAGGGTGGCACGGTAGCTGGAgcgggagtgggagtgggagtgggagtggttACTTCCTCGGAATCCACGGCCGCTTTGAACAATGGCGCGGGCGCACTACATTTAAACTTTagtaacaataacaacaataatcaTAATCTGAATCATTTgaaccatcaccaccaccaccatcaccatgGTCATGGACACGGACATGGGCATCATGGTCATCATCCGCACCATGCAGcggcgcagcagcagcacagtGGCCTCATCCAGTGCAATGCGGcgggcggtggcggtggcagtgtggctgctggtggtgccacagcagcagcggcagcgtcATCGACCACAACGGCATAG
- the LOC108120719 gene encoding uncharacterized protein isoform X1, with translation MNSWSLFSLRNPQCKLRNSLVEISRSNRHTDCCFIIEPESGVSKTFPCHRLIFSCASEVFDRMLYGEYNESTSGEVHLNDVEPDVFEKFRDYIYGFEYEKLTHYDFDTLIRLAEFGNKYLVQSIEEDCVRELISRKASYDMGELLRLFQCAHHLNQKPMIETVAWDLKCNHSGTLNHAGVYEFNADVFKHYIEVIAGKMPEADRFRLLEMYLKYNGIDDGEYTCTDLPVVEAHVSEADAAQVAPDPPADDSGAPLQPRPSSIILSNEEERRKYVSDLVGLIDFDKFSPKEFYEGPGKSNFLSLAQKYEHLYKIARMVVKAKEDLQLKLLPTQEPGPFLADSRRVISLGSSLTRNESASSVITSHHAPRTNRRYRNF, from the exons ATGAATTCCTG GTCCCTCTTTTCATTACGCAACCCCCAATGCAAGTTGCGCAACTCGCTGGTGGAGATCTCCCGCTCCAACCGCCACACTGATTGTTGCTTCATCATCGAACCGGAGAGTGGAGTTAGCAAGACTTTCCCCTGCCACAGGCTGATCTTCAGTTGTGCCTCGGAGGTCTTCGATCGGATGCTGTACGGTGAGTACAACGAGTCCACCAGCGGCGAGGTCCATCTGAACGATGTGGAACCGGATGTGTTCGAGAAGTTTCGGGATTATATCTACGGCTTCGAGTACGAGAAACTGACGCACTACGACTTCGACACCCTCATCCGACTGGCCGAGTTCGGCAACAAGTACCTGGTACAGTCCATCGAGGAGGACTGTGTGCGGGAGCTGATAAGCCGCAAGGCTTCCTACGATATGGGTGAACTGCTGCGACTGTTCCAGTGCGCCCACCACCTCAACCAGAAGCCCATGATCGAGACGGTGGCCTGGGACCTCAAATGCAACCATTCCGGTACTCTCAACCATGCCGGCGTCTACGAGTTCAATGCGGATGTCTTCAAGCACTACATCGAGGTGATTGCCGGCAAAATGCCGGAGGCAGATCGCTTCCGTCTCCTGGAAATGTATCTCAAATACAATGGTATCGACGATGGCGAGTATACCTGCACCGACCTGCCCGTGGTGGAGGCCCACGTAAGTGAAGCCGATGCCGCACAGGTAGCCCCTGATCCGCCCGCCGACGACAGTGGTGCGCCGCTCCAACCTCGTCCCAGTTCCATTATTCTGTCCAATGAGGAGGAGAGACGCAAATACGTGAGTGACCTGGTCGGGCTGATCGACTTCGACAAGTTCTCGCCCAAGGAGTTCTACGAGGGTCCTGGGAAGTCCAACTTCCTGAGTCTGGCCCAGAAGTACGAGCACCTGTACAAGATCGCCCGGATGGTTGTCAAGGCCAAGGAGGATTTGCAGCTGAAGCTGTTGCCCACCCAGGAGCCGGGACCCTTCCTGGCCGACTCCCGACGTGTCATCAGCCTCGGAAGCTCTCTGACCCGCAATGAGTCCGCATCTAGTGTGATCACCTCGCACCACGCTCCTCGTACCAATCGTCGGTATAGGAATTTCTGA
- the LOC122320962 gene encoding uncharacterized protein → MTSTELKIGLNSSARPSSRVLKPPGGGHTNIFSEPEVAVNAPRPKYNQQNSSNLNACMGSTDANHAVEKLREEVVAHKEEAKSAPASQAKEPANKPAATNGESRGRVPPGGFSSGGFW, encoded by the coding sequence ATGACATCCACCGAGCTTAAAATTGGACTTAACAGCAGTGCTCGTCCCTCCAGCCGAGTGCTGAAGCCTCCAGGCGGCGGCCACACCAACATCTTCTCGGAGCCCGAAGTGGCCGTGAACGCCCCACGTCCCAAGTACAACCAACAAAACTCCTCGAATCTCAACGCCTGCATGGGCTCCACCGATGCGAACCATGCTGTCGAGAAGCTGCGCGAGGAGGTGGTTGCCCACAAGGAGGAGGCCAAGTCGGCACCCGCCAGCCAGGCAAAGGAGCCGGCGAACAAGCCAGCGGCCACGAACGGAGAGTCACGTGGTCGCGTGCCACCAGGTGGATTCTCATCGGGCGGCTTTTGGTAA
- the LOC108120719 gene encoding uncharacterized protein isoform X2: MLYGEYNESTSGEVHLNDVEPDVFEKFRDYIYGFEYEKLTHYDFDTLIRLAEFGNKYLVQSIEEDCVRELISRKASYDMGELLRLFQCAHHLNQKPMIETVAWDLKCNHSGTLNHAGVYEFNADVFKHYIEVIAGKMPEADRFRLLEMYLKYNGIDDGEYTCTDLPVVEAHVSEADAAQVAPDPPADDSGAPLQPRPSSIILSNEEERRKYVSDLVGLIDFDKFSPKEFYEGPGKSNFLSLAQKYEHLYKIARMVVKAKEDLQLKLLPTQEPGPFLADSRRVISLGSSLTRNESASSVITSHHAPRTNRRYRNF, from the coding sequence ATGCTGTACGGTGAGTACAACGAGTCCACCAGCGGCGAGGTCCATCTGAACGATGTGGAACCGGATGTGTTCGAGAAGTTTCGGGATTATATCTACGGCTTCGAGTACGAGAAACTGACGCACTACGACTTCGACACCCTCATCCGACTGGCCGAGTTCGGCAACAAGTACCTGGTACAGTCCATCGAGGAGGACTGTGTGCGGGAGCTGATAAGCCGCAAGGCTTCCTACGATATGGGTGAACTGCTGCGACTGTTCCAGTGCGCCCACCACCTCAACCAGAAGCCCATGATCGAGACGGTGGCCTGGGACCTCAAATGCAACCATTCCGGTACTCTCAACCATGCCGGCGTCTACGAGTTCAATGCGGATGTCTTCAAGCACTACATCGAGGTGATTGCCGGCAAAATGCCGGAGGCAGATCGCTTCCGTCTCCTGGAAATGTATCTCAAATACAATGGTATCGACGATGGCGAGTATACCTGCACCGACCTGCCCGTGGTGGAGGCCCACGTAAGTGAAGCCGATGCCGCACAGGTAGCCCCTGATCCGCCCGCCGACGACAGTGGTGCGCCGCTCCAACCTCGTCCCAGTTCCATTATTCTGTCCAATGAGGAGGAGAGACGCAAATACGTGAGTGACCTGGTCGGGCTGATCGACTTCGACAAGTTCTCGCCCAAGGAGTTCTACGAGGGTCCTGGGAAGTCCAACTTCCTGAGTCTGGCCCAGAAGTACGAGCACCTGTACAAGATCGCCCGGATGGTTGTCAAGGCCAAGGAGGATTTGCAGCTGAAGCTGTTGCCCACCCAGGAGCCGGGACCCTTCCTGGCCGACTCCCGACGTGTCATCAGCCTCGGAAGCTCTCTGACCCGCAATGAGTCCGCATCTAGTGTGATCACCTCGCACCACGCTCCTCGTACCAATCGTCGGTATAGGAATTTCTGA